The Maniola hyperantus chromosome 12, iAphHyp1.2, whole genome shotgun sequence genome has a segment encoding these proteins:
- the LOC138403131 gene encoding mediator of DNA damage checkpoint protein 1-like yields MPHVHASERRSTASLLSRGMCPSPYVRPHIMTFHGSDKPSASSAPSARQRAECPPHRRSIRTPTCGMPSASSLHPHANVRNALRIVAPSARQRAECPPHRRSIRTPTCGMPSASSLHPHANVRNALRIVAPSARQRAECPPHRRSIRTPTCGMPSASSLHPHTNVRNALRIVAPSARQRAECPPHRRSIRTPTCGMPSASSLHPHANVRNALRVLAPSARQRAECPPRPHSIRTPTCEMPSASSLHPHANVRNALRVLAPSARQRAECPPRPRSIRTPTCGMPSASSLHPHANVRNALRVLTPSARQRAKCPPRPRSIRTPTCEMPSASSLHPHANVRNALRVVAPSARQRAECPPHPSPTSTERPDIAFHLILF; encoded by the coding sequence atgccgCATGTACACGCGTCAGAGAGACGTTCGACCGCGTCGCTGCTGTCGCGCGGCATGTGTCCCAGCCCTTATGTACGCCCTCACATAATGACATTCCACGGCAGCGACAAGCCCTCCGCGTCGTCCGCTCCATCCGCACGCCAACGTGCGGAATGCCCTCCGCATCGTCGCTCCATCCGCACGCCAACGTGCGGAATGCCCTCCGCATCGTCGCTCCATCCGCACGCCAACGTGCGGAATGCCCTCCGCATCGTCGCTCCATCCGCACGCCAACGTGCGGAATGCCCTCCGCATCGTCGCTCCATCCGCACACCAACGTGCGGAATGCCCTCCGCATCGTCGCTCCATCCGCACGCCAACGTGCGGAATGCCCTCCGCATCGTCGCTCCATCCGCACGCCAACGTGCGGAATGCCCTCCGCATCGTCGCTCCATCCGCACGCCAACGTGCGGAATGCCCTCCGCATCGTCGCTCCATCCGCACACCAACGTGCGGAATGCCCTCCGCATCGTCGCTCCATCCGCACGCCAACGTGCGGAATGCCCTCCGCATCGTCGCTCCATCCGCACGCCAACGTGCGGAATGCCCTCCGCGTCCTCGCTCCATCCGCACGCCAACGTGCGGAATGCCCTCCGCGTCCTCGCTCCATCCGCACGCCAACGTGCGGAATGCCCTCCGCGTCCTCACTCCATCCGCACGCCAACGTGCGAAATGCCCTCCGCGTCCTCGCTCCATCCGCACGCCAACGTGCGAAATGCCCTCCGCGTCCTCGCTCCATCCGCACGCCAACGTGCGGAATGCCCTCCGCGTCCTCGCTCCATCCGCACGCCAACGTGCGGAATGCCCTCCGCGTCCTCGCTCCATCCGCACGCCAACGTGCGGAATGCCCTCCGCGTCCTCACTCCATCCGCACGCCAACGTGCGAAATGCCCTCCGCGTCCTCGCTCCATCCGCACGCCAACGTGCGAAATGCCCTCCGCGTCCTCGCTCCATCCGCACGCCAACGTGCGGAATGCCCTCCGCGTCGTCGCTCCATCCGCACGCCAACGTGCGGAATGCCCTCCGCATCCGTCTCCTACATCCACAGAGAGGCCCGACATCGCTTTCCATCTTATATTGTTCTAA